One segment of Anaerolineae bacterium DNA contains the following:
- a CDS encoding glycosyltransferase family 2 protein, translated as MTVRASVVIPNWNGARLLPTCLDSLRAQTEPSFETIVVDNASEDDSVALVRRDYPEVRLIALDRNRGFTGGVNAGIMAAQGEVVALLNTDVEAHPKWLRALLAAFEVDPQVGMVASRIMLFDRRDAFHSAGDQYGRDGIPRNRGVWEQDRGQFSQRAYVFGPCGGAAAYRKSLLLDAGLFDERLFMYLEDVDLAWRAQLLGYRCLYEPQAVVYHRLSASGGGTLSSFFTGRNTVAVVVKDLPGPLLRRHWRCIVRAQGRVAGDALRAWRGAAARARLRGLLAAIPFSLRLLSARRLVQRRRRVPLEYLESLLV; from the coding sequence GTGACGGTGCGAGCCAGCGTCGTTATCCCCAACTGGAACGGCGCCCGCCTACTGCCCACCTGCCTCGACTCGCTCCGCGCCCAGACCGAGCCCTCGTTCGAAACCATCGTGGTAGATAACGCCTCTGAGGATGACTCGGTTGCTCTGGTGCGCCGGGACTACCCGGAGGTCCGCCTGATAGCCCTCGACCGCAACCGCGGCTTCACCGGCGGTGTCAACGCCGGCATCATGGCCGCCCAGGGCGAGGTGGTGGCCCTACTGAACACCGATGTGGAGGCGCACCCGAAGTGGCTGCGGGCGCTGCTGGCCGCGTTCGAGGTGGACCCGCAGGTGGGTATGGTAGCGTCCAGGATCATGCTGTTCGACAGACGAGACGCGTTCCACTCGGCAGGGGACCAGTACGGTCGCGATGGAATTCCCCGGAACCGGGGGGTGTGGGAGCAGGACCGAGGCCAGTTCTCCCAGAGGGCATATGTCTTCGGCCCCTGCGGCGGTGCGGCTGCCTACCGCAAGTCGCTATTGCTCGACGCCGGCCTCTTCGATGAGCGGCTGTTCATGTACCTGGAGGACGTGGACCTGGCCTGGCGGGCGCAGCTACTCGGATACCGGTGCCTGTACGAGCCCCAGGCGGTGGTCTACCATCGCCTCAGCGCCAGCGGAGGTGGGACGCTCTCCAGCTTCTTCACCGGTCGCAACACGGTGGCTGTGGTGGTGAAGGACTTGCCGGGTCCGCTCCTACGGCGCCACTGGCGCTGCATCGTACGGGCCCAGGGGCGGGTCGCCGGGGACGCTCTCCGGGCTTGGCGGGGAGCCGCCGCTCGGGCCCGACTCCGGGGCCTGCTGGCCGCCATCCCCTTCTCGCTCCGCCTCCTTTCCGCCCGCCGGCTGGTACAGAGGCGTCGGCGGGTTCCTCTGGAGTATCTGGAGTCCTTGTTGGTCTGA
- a CDS encoding response regulator: MNQRAGAVPSDHRAADLETLRERALPPMIFLYGASAAVGAWAYLPGAEFRWRPFAVLLAATLGCLLAWWVCRRNLRAGTVALVVAAYLLAGLAALWLPGPVVTAVLALSVAASASLFVPWAPIAAAAGAAGSHLALHLFLVPDPGFPVAAGLYALLGGALAATLNASHQTLTWSWQRHDEARRLADQLRDRQGQLNRTIKALDLAYRLLQRTNHELSVAREEAEEARHLKEQFAANISHELRTPLNLILGFSEMMYLSPHVYGEMEWSPSLRRDVAQVYTASRHLSQLVDDVLDLSRLNAERMPLRKELCDVNQILREVADTAGNLARGRPLALVLDLAEDVPRLLLDRTRMRQVFLNLVNNAIRFTERGEVRVVSRRTEEEVLVSVEDTGVGIPEEELERIFDEFYQAGSAAARAEAGMGLGLAISRRFTQLHGGRVWAESTMGVGSRFHVSLPLKTDGPRTSRLRVSRPLPTPDNPYEDGVLVLGGGPDAAGLLRRHLEGHEVWGVDGSSGVADEVEEHHPRAAIAPLSLAATRRLVNELVPRDLPADVPLLFAAVPNTAWRAELLGVHACLQKPIQAEDLIGVLATLPRAQRVLVVDDDRGFVQMVTRMLETAEQRYAVSWAYSGAEGLEEMRRHRPDVVVLDLLMPGEDGKAVLAAMRADADLCQIPVVLVTAMDVEEDLGGPAVGLVGMVQRGRWGVGDTLAALNRLLVLAKPRYVTASDSTAGMPVTAEPSEAPPG, encoded by the coding sequence ATGAATCAGCGGGCCGGTGCCGTGCCATCCGATCATCGTGCCGCCGACCTCGAGACGTTGCGGGAGCGGGCCCTGCCGCCCATGATCTTTCTGTACGGGGCCTCGGCGGCGGTGGGTGCGTGGGCCTATCTGCCTGGCGCGGAGTTCCGCTGGAGACCGTTCGCAGTGCTGCTGGCGGCTACCCTCGGGTGCCTCCTGGCCTGGTGGGTCTGCCGCAGGAACTTGAGGGCGGGAACGGTGGCGCTGGTGGTGGCGGCCTACCTGTTGGCGGGGCTGGCGGCGCTTTGGCTACCCGGGCCAGTGGTGACGGCGGTGCTGGCTCTGTCGGTGGCGGCCAGCGCCAGCCTCTTCGTCCCTTGGGCCCCCATCGCCGCTGCAGCCGGGGCGGCAGGCAGCCACCTGGCCCTGCACCTCTTTCTGGTTCCCGATCCCGGTTTCCCCGTGGCCGCCGGCCTGTACGCTCTCCTGGGTGGGGCCCTGGCCGCCACGCTGAACGCCTCGCATCAGACCCTGACCTGGTCCTGGCAGCGCCACGACGAGGCCCGCCGTCTGGCCGATCAGCTGAGGGACCGGCAAGGCCAGCTCAACCGCACCATCAAGGCCCTGGACCTGGCCTACCGGCTGCTCCAGCGCACAAACCACGAGCTGTCTGTCGCCCGCGAGGAGGCGGAGGAAGCCCGGCACCTGAAGGAGCAGTTCGCTGCCAACATCAGCCACGAGCTCCGGACGCCGCTGAACCTGATACTAGGCTTCAGCGAGATGATGTACCTGTCGCCCCACGTCTACGGTGAGATGGAATGGAGCCCCTCCCTGCGGCGGGATGTAGCTCAGGTGTATACGGCCAGCCGTCACCTGTCTCAGCTGGTGGACGACGTGCTGGACCTGTCCCGGCTGAACGCGGAGCGGATGCCCCTGCGCAAGGAGCTGTGCGACGTAAACCAGATCCTGCGGGAGGTGGCCGACACCGCGGGCAACCTGGCGCGCGGCCGGCCCCTGGCGCTGGTGCTGGACCTGGCTGAGGACGTACCCCGGCTGCTGCTCGACCGCACCCGGATGCGGCAGGTGTTCCTGAACCTGGTGAACAACGCCATCCGCTTCACCGAGCGAGGCGAGGTGAGGGTGGTCTCCCGGAGGACCGAAGAGGAAGTCCTGGTGTCGGTGGAGGACACTGGGGTGGGCATACCGGAGGAGGAGCTGGAGCGGATCTTCGATGAGTTCTACCAGGCCGGCTCTGCTGCTGCCAGAGCGGAGGCCGGCATGGGACTGGGACTGGCCATAAGCAGACGGTTCACGCAACTTCACGGCGGTAGGGTGTGGGCCGAGAGCACTATGGGGGTGGGGTCGCGCTTTCACGTCTCGCTCCCCCTGAAGACGGACGGGCCGCGCACTTCCCGACTGCGGGTCTCGCGGCCCCTACCGACCCCCGATAATCCTTACGAGGACGGCGTGCTGGTGTTGGGAGGAGGCCCGGATGCTGCCGGCCTGTTGCGCCGTCATCTCGAAGGGCACGAGGTCTGGGGGGTGGATGGATCCTCGGGCGTGGCCGATGAGGTGGAGGAGCATCATCCTCGGGCCGCCATCGCCCCACTCTCGCTGGCAGCTACGCGGCGACTGGTGAACGAGCTGGTGCCCCGCGACCTTCCCGCCGACGTCCCGCTGTTGTTCGCGGCGGTGCCCAACACCGCCTGGCGGGCGGAGTTGCTCGGGGTGCATGCCTGCCTGCAGAAGCCCATCCAGGCCGAGGACCTGATCGGCGTCCTGGCGACGCTGCCGCGGGCGCAGCGAGTGCTGGTGGTGGATGACGACAGGGGATTCGTGCAGATGGTGACCCGTATGCTGGAGACTGCGGAGCAGCGCTACGCGGTCAGCTGGGCCTACAGCGGGGCCGAGGGCCTGGAGGAGATGCGGCGCCACCGGCCGGACGTGGTAGTGCTGGACTTACTCATGCCGGGGGAGGACGGCAAAGCGGTCCTGGCGGCCATGCGCGCCGACGCCGACTTGTGCCAGATCCCGGTGGTGCTGGTCACAGCCATGGATGTGGAGGAGGACCTGGGCGGGCCGGCGGTGGGCCTGGTGGGGATGGTCCAGCGAGGACGGTGGGGTGTGGGTGACACTCTGGCAGCACTGAACCGTCTCCTAGTACTGGCCAAGCCGCGCTATGTCACCGCGAGTGACTCGACGGCAGGCATGCCAGTGACTGCAGAGCCGTCAGAAGCGCCGCCCGGCTGA
- a CDS encoding sugar nucleotide-binding protein yields the protein VRSLLSRYYIVRLAWLFSPGGNNFPAKMLSLARERDELAVVTDEVSSPTYAPDLADAVAALAASGRYGIYHLVNEGICSRHEFARAVLEGAGLGSVRVRPILLKQFRRASTPPPYAPLRNFAAAEALGIRLRPWREALAEYLSREL from the coding sequence ACGTCCGATCGCTCCTCTCGCGGTACTACATCGTGCGCCTGGCCTGGCTTTTCAGCCCCGGGGGGAACAACTTCCCCGCCAAGATGCTCAGCCTGGCCCGCGAGCGGGACGAGCTCGCGGTGGTGACAGACGAGGTTAGCAGCCCCACGTACGCCCCTGACCTGGCCGATGCGGTGGCGGCGCTCGCTGCTAGCGGGCGGTATGGCATCTACCATCTGGTGAACGAAGGCATTTGCTCGCGGCACGAATTCGCCCGGGCGGTGCTGGAGGGAGCGGGGCTGGGGTCGGTCAGAGTGCGGCCCATCTTGCTGAAGCAATTCCGCCGGGCTTCCACTCCGCCTCCTTATGCTCCCTTGCGCAACTTCGCCGCGGCCGAGGCGCTGGGGATCCGGCTACGCCCCTGGCGGGAGGCCTTGGCGGAGTACTTGAGCCGTGAGCTCTGA
- a CDS encoding sulfatase-like hydrolase/transferase, with amino-acid sequence MADRPNVLLIMTDQQQWQTIAGRSPARAPNVQRLVDGGILFDRAYTPCALCCPARAMLLSGAYHWHNGVFNQVHSSPSVRRDMFGDVVTYPQRLKQAGYRLGHVGKWHASHERGPMHFGFDHVAGLSPHFEAMVRPGAVASEDRWENHPRRDEVVEVSARMFRWPGSRPFAMWACVEGPEEATHMAFIAGCAERMLDRLVGQGGPWHLEVHFPEPHDAYRPLRKYLDRYPLEDIPLPPSFYDTFEGKPGMHRRESQTWGEVDEATVREGLAHYFACCEQLDAQVGRVLDRLDALGQAQDTLVIFCTDHGDMVGAHRMWIKGWIPYEECYRIPLVIRWPGRIAPGSVSPRLVQLHDIAHTLTDALGLTPLPYQDGRSLLPLFQSPEREDWEDEVLCACYGGEFLYTQRMVITDRYKYVFNGFDFDELYDLEADPHEMHNVVEDQAYAGVAEDMRDRMYRLMNRFGDPYGDDTEAYTGGGERPNRYGAPRYLMRDT; translated from the coding sequence ATGGCAGACCGACCCAACGTGCTCCTCATCATGACCGACCAGCAGCAGTGGCAGACCATCGCCGGAAGGAGCCCCGCCAGAGCGCCCAACGTCCAGCGCCTGGTCGATGGGGGTATCCTCTTCGATCGGGCCTATACCCCCTGTGCCCTCTGCTGTCCCGCCCGAGCCATGCTCCTCTCCGGGGCCTACCACTGGCACAATGGTGTCTTCAACCAGGTGCACTCCTCGCCCTCCGTGCGCCGGGACATGTTCGGCGACGTAGTCACCTATCCCCAGCGCCTGAAACAAGCAGGCTACAGGCTGGGCCACGTGGGGAAGTGGCACGCAAGCCACGAGCGTGGTCCCATGCACTTCGGCTTCGACCATGTGGCTGGGCTCTCTCCCCACTTCGAGGCCATGGTCCGCCCGGGAGCCGTGGCATCGGAAGATCGCTGGGAGAACCATCCTCGGCGGGACGAGGTGGTGGAGGTCTCGGCGCGCATGTTCCGATGGCCGGGCAGCCGGCCTTTCGCCATGTGGGCTTGCGTGGAGGGGCCGGAGGAGGCCACGCACATGGCCTTCATCGCTGGATGCGCCGAGCGTATGCTCGATCGCCTGGTGGGGCAGGGAGGACCGTGGCACCTGGAGGTCCACTTCCCTGAACCCCACGACGCCTATCGCCCCCTCCGGAAGTACCTGGACCGGTACCCCTTGGAGGACATCCCCCTCCCGCCGTCCTTCTACGACACTTTCGAGGGCAAGCCGGGGATGCATCGGCGCGAGTCCCAGACCTGGGGTGAGGTGGACGAGGCCACGGTGAGGGAGGGCCTTGCCCACTACTTCGCCTGCTGCGAGCAGTTGGACGCCCAGGTCGGGAGGGTGCTAGACCGCCTGGACGCTCTGGGACAGGCCCAGGACACGCTGGTCATCTTCTGCACCGACCACGGCGATATGGTGGGGGCGCACCGGATGTGGATCAAGGGCTGGATCCCTTACGAGGAGTGCTACCGCATCCCACTGGTCATCCGCTGGCCGGGACGGATCGCGCCCGGCTCCGTGTCTCCCAGGCTAGTGCAGCTGCATGACATCGCACACACGCTGACCGACGCGCTGGGGCTAACGCCGTTGCCCTACCAGGACGGCCGCTCTCTGCTGCCGCTGTTCCAGTCTCCCGAAAGGGAGGATTGGGAGGACGAGGTGCTCTGTGCCTGCTACGGAGGCGAGTTCCTCTACACCCAGCGCATGGTGATCACGGACCGGTACAAGTACGTGTTCAACGGGTTCGACTTCGACGAGCTGTACGACCTGGAGGCCGACCCGCACGAGATGCACAACGTCGTCGAGGATCAGGCCTACGCCGGCGTGGCCGAGGATATGCGGGATCGGATGTACCGCCTGATGAACCGGTTTGGCGACCCGTATGGGGACGACACGGAAGCCTACACCGGTGGTGGAGAGAGGCCGAACCGATACGGGGCGCCGCGGTATCTGATGCGTGACACGTGA